From Medicago truncatula cultivar Jemalong A17 chromosome 7, MtrunA17r5.0-ANR, whole genome shotgun sequence, a single genomic window includes:
- the LOC11438608 gene encoding uncharacterized protein isoform X1, translating to MDINEWVILSDDGFFDGDEKQIFLDKRNSLVFDKDYFCTSPKSTKIIDIEPLKVPKQVFHVPIQFEPIIDKVPNEGLVKENTEKIKVPQIEEADQESVSQVFFHIKENKFVDMKLESPKSSSGRGLFSPLDADMEMMTSPRMKNMENEKVDMYYDEKEGEDMNGGFNLWKWSLTGVGAICSFGVAAATICVLFFGSQQRNNKLQQDQSIRFKIYTDDKVVQHTTKLNEAFAAVRGVPLSRAHITYGGYYDSV from the exons ATGGATATCAATGAGTGGGTAATCCTTTCTGATGATGGCTTTTTTGATGGTGATGAGAAGCAAATTTTCTTAGATAAAAGAAACTCACTCGTCTTTGACAAGGATTACTTTTGCACCtcaccaaaatcaacaaaaatcatTGATATTGAACCATTAAAAGTGCCAAAACAAGTTTTTCATGTTCCAATTCAATTTGAACCTATTATTGACAAGGTTCCAAATGAAGGGTTGGTGAAAGAAAACACTGAAAAAATCAAAGTCCCTCAGATAGAGGAAGCTGATCAAGAGAGTGTTTCACAAGTTTTCTTTCATATAAAAGAGAACAAATTTGTTGACATGAAATTGGAGTCACCAAAATCTAGTAGTGGTAGAGGATTATTTTCTCCACTTGATGCAGACATGGAGATGATGACATCTCCTAGAATGAAGAACATGGAGAATGAAAAGGTTGACATGTACTATGATGAGAAAGAAGGAGAGGACATGAATGGTGGTTTTAACTTGTGGAAGTGGAGCTTGACAGGAGTTGGAGCTATATGTTCTTTTGGTGTTGCTGCTGCCACAATTTGTGTCTTGTTCTTTGGAAGTCAACAAAGGAACAACAAACTCCAACAAGACCAAAGTATTAGGTTCAAGATCTACACTGATGACAAG GTGGTacaacatacaacaaaattGAATGAAGCATTTGCAGCAGTAAGAGGTGTTCCATTGAGCAGAGCTCACATAACTTATGGTGGCTACTATGATAGTGTTTGA
- the LOC11438608 gene encoding uncharacterized protein isoform X2 has product MDINEWVILSDDGFFDGDEKQIFLDKRNSLVFDKDYFCTSPKSTKIIDIEPLKVPKQVFHVPIQFEPIIDKVPNEGLVKENTEKIKVPQIEEADQESVSQVFFHIKENKFVDMKLESPKSSSGRGLFSPLDADMEMMTSPRMKNMENEKVDMYYDEKEGEDMNGGFNLWKWSLTGVGAICSFGVAAATICVLFFGSQQRNNKLQQDQSIRFKIYTDDKC; this is encoded by the exons ATGGATATCAATGAGTGGGTAATCCTTTCTGATGATGGCTTTTTTGATGGTGATGAGAAGCAAATTTTCTTAGATAAAAGAAACTCACTCGTCTTTGACAAGGATTACTTTTGCACCtcaccaaaatcaacaaaaatcatTGATATTGAACCATTAAAAGTGCCAAAACAAGTTTTTCATGTTCCAATTCAATTTGAACCTATTATTGACAAGGTTCCAAATGAAGGGTTGGTGAAAGAAAACACTGAAAAAATCAAAGTCCCTCAGATAGAGGAAGCTGATCAAGAGAGTGTTTCACAAGTTTTCTTTCATATAAAAGAGAACAAATTTGTTGACATGAAATTGGAGTCACCAAAATCTAGTAGTGGTAGAGGATTATTTTCTCCACTTGATGCAGACATGGAGATGATGACATCTCCTAGAATGAAGAACATGGAGAATGAAAAGGTTGACATGTACTATGATGAGAAAGAAGGAGAGGACATGAATGGTGGTTTTAACTTGTGGAAGTGGAGCTTGACAGGAGTTGGAGCTATATGTTCTTTTGGTGTTGCTGCTGCCACAATTTGTGTCTTGTTCTTTGGAAGTCAACAAAGGAACAACAAACTCCAACAAGACCAAAGTATTAGGTTCAAGATCTACACTGATGACAAG TGTTAA